In Desulfomonile tiedjei DSM 6799, a genomic segment contains:
- a CDS encoding GNAT family N-acetyltransferase has translation MRKLVFAPYDPSRDEEAKELFAFYPHKDFQLLSMGVQKDRMAHYLAGTLADPNTQSICLRDNGRLMGLIALQALPWMSQHFGLRMYAVRHLLSRSDGPLEHARLLRFVMEELPEVDFLDCRVAVDDIYSAHALELCGFRYVGTEVFMGRHLANDVAPSLPAGIELDFCRPSERQEVLDIVEATHVHNRFAYDPMIHTAIAKSLYCRLVENCFRTDQFGVMVARSRKGVEGFITFKTSENFSRTVGIRAASLDFIGVRPERRNKGLGVALNHAALSHLGQNGAEFAAVRTLASNYPALQILSRSGFKVTSSSLHFHKWIHRPKSTARNVQPESANILKLAKSGGDSSTNYRQATGH, from the coding sequence ATGAGAAAACTGGTGTTCGCACCATATGATCCAAGCCGCGACGAAGAGGCAAAAGAGCTTTTTGCATTTTATCCTCACAAGGATTTTCAGTTGCTGTCCATGGGAGTTCAGAAGGATCGCATGGCACACTATTTGGCAGGGACACTTGCCGACCCTAATACACAGAGTATCTGTCTCAGAGACAACGGTCGTTTGATGGGGTTGATTGCTTTGCAGGCCTTGCCCTGGATGAGTCAGCACTTCGGGCTCAGGATGTATGCCGTACGCCATCTTCTGTCAAGGTCGGACGGTCCGCTGGAGCATGCGAGACTCTTGAGATTTGTCATGGAAGAACTTCCTGAAGTCGATTTTCTGGACTGCAGGGTAGCCGTAGATGACATTTATTCTGCCCACGCACTGGAGCTTTGCGGTTTCCGCTATGTCGGAACAGAAGTCTTCATGGGACGGCACCTGGCAAACGATGTAGCTCCCAGTTTACCCGCCGGAATAGAGTTGGATTTCTGCAGACCTTCGGAGCGCCAGGAAGTCCTGGATATTGTAGAAGCGACTCACGTGCATAATCGCTTTGCCTACGATCCCATGATTCACACCGCCATAGCGAAATCATTGTATTGCCGTTTAGTTGAAAACTGCTTCCGAACCGACCAGTTTGGCGTAATGGTTGCTCGCTCGCGAAAAGGAGTAGAGGGGTTCATAACCTTCAAAACAAGCGAAAACTTCTCCCGGACAGTGGGAATTCGGGCTGCAAGCCTGGACTTCATAGGAGTGCGTCCTGAACGACGCAACAAAGGGCTGGGCGTTGCGCTCAATCATGCAGCGCTGAGTCATCTGGGACAAAACGGTGCAGAATTTGCTGCCGTTCGGACTTTGGCCAGCAACTACCCTGCTCTTCAGATATTGTCTCGCAGCGGATTCAAGGTGACTTCCAGCAGTCTTCATTTTCATAAGTGGATTCATCGGCCGAAATCGACTGCCCGAAACGTACAGCCTGAATCGGCAAACATTCTGAAACTCGCAAAAAGTGGAGGCGATTCCTCGACGAATTACCGGCAAGCTACCGGGCACTGA
- a CDS encoding transglutaminase-like domain-containing protein: MSLPCKADSVSIDWIKAAKLHPDLKVLVLIETRQPFTLADLATCADFGLIPADRDPGLIVGLERAVFKSTLQKWMAAQLPEHLKGRLLSRFTMTGIYRLGFKVEAKGYDGPLTLQVTGPRDGPGQKLLKSEHAVRPGTAAWSAEDLAGNRWLTVNYSRVRQGGIVKIYFAFKYLVDVGLVLKHDLLLKSALASGQVPSEIAIYLKKGHKIDPELPEAIAWASGRGNAPPDARNEFKHLYGLLTGSIKYDNRKKTDYFGGLSVYSNLDDMYQNARDTLRKGTGCCPDTVLLECAFLRARGIPCRTAGRFGHFFSEVYVPGNGWLSTSVTPTGIPLLISPGPDNVPYQKWEPAIPLRTTILEARIRIEPLEENQ; the protein is encoded by the coding sequence GTGTCACTACCCTGTAAAGCAGACAGCGTTTCCATAGACTGGATCAAAGCGGCCAAACTGCACCCGGACTTGAAAGTGCTGGTCTTGATCGAGACCAGACAACCTTTCACTCTTGCAGATCTTGCCACCTGTGCAGATTTCGGACTGATCCCGGCAGATCGCGATCCAGGCCTGATCGTCGGTCTCGAACGAGCTGTATTCAAGAGCACGCTTCAGAAATGGATGGCAGCACAACTTCCTGAACACTTGAAAGGCAGACTGCTGTCACGCTTTACCATGACCGGCATATATCGTCTTGGCTTCAAGGTGGAGGCAAAAGGTTACGATGGTCCCTTGACGTTGCAGGTAACAGGGCCTCGGGACGGACCCGGCCAGAAGCTCTTGAAAAGCGAGCACGCGGTCCGACCCGGAACAGCCGCGTGGTCTGCCGAAGACTTGGCCGGAAATCGTTGGTTAACGGTAAACTATTCCCGTGTACGTCAGGGGGGAATAGTTAAGATCTATTTTGCATTCAAGTACTTGGTGGATGTGGGACTAGTGCTGAAACACGATCTTCTCTTGAAATCGGCACTTGCATCCGGCCAAGTGCCATCCGAAATCGCGATTTATCTCAAAAAGGGACACAAGATAGACCCCGAGCTTCCTGAGGCAATAGCATGGGCATCCGGAAGAGGAAACGCTCCTCCAGATGCACGCAATGAATTCAAACACCTATATGGACTGCTCACCGGCTCCATAAAGTATGACAACCGAAAAAAGACCGATTACTTCGGGGGACTGTCGGTTTATTCGAATTTGGATGACATGTATCAGAATGCCCGGGATACTTTGAGAAAGGGCACGGGTTGCTGTCCGGATACAGTCCTGCTTGAATGTGCCTTTTTGAGAGCCCGAGGAATCCCTTGCCGCACTGCCGGTCGTTTTGGGCATTTCTTTTCCGAGGTGTATGTGCCCGGAAATGGATGGCTCTCCACGTCAGTCACTCCTACGGGTATCCCGCTTCTTATTTCTCCTGGACCTGACAATGTTCCTTATCAAAAATGGGAACCAGCCATACCTCTCAGAACAACAATCCTGGAAGCAAGAATCAGAATTGAACCACTGGAGGAGAATCAGTGA
- a CDS encoding lytic transglycosylase domain-containing protein: MTPRGKLGVASEVPRHARRWVWCVLFAASQLLLVGCGSKGALIKSDLDYRPAVANALSRAISFTSTSDKKKPAPAKNGYPEVPMDYTAPKVRQFIQEYAYSQRETMKRYLSRAEEYLPMVKTAARDNGLPEDLAYLFMLESGANPEARSPANALGMWQFMPATARSYGLRVDSWVDERLDPRKSTKAAMLYLKDLYGMFGCWRLALSAYNSGENKLNKVLCQEDANEYDEICSSPRLKRETREFFPRFHAIAAIAKTPEKYGFAPLRGKKDDENHELVNVEGNYRLEKIAKVTGIPHDSLVELNPSLVRGMTPPGMEYSIRVPAGKREVLLAKLDQLKEEPKQQQIVHVINRGDSLPRILKRYNIQKNILAGLNPDVNLRKRLKPGDKLVVPVHKVETQKAARKSKRFSSLGKSGS, encoded by the coding sequence GTGACGCCCCGAGGCAAACTCGGGGTTGCATCCGAGGTTCCGCGGCATGCGAGAAGATGGGTTTGGTGCGTTCTTTTCGCGGCAAGCCAACTCCTCCTCGTAGGATGTGGATCAAAAGGCGCGCTGATCAAATCTGACCTGGATTACCGACCTGCTGTTGCAAATGCCCTTTCCCGAGCAATCTCCTTTACTTCTACCTCAGACAAAAAGAAACCTGCTCCTGCGAAAAACGGCTATCCCGAAGTACCGATGGATTATACAGCTCCGAAGGTACGCCAGTTTATCCAGGAATATGCCTATTCTCAGCGGGAAACGATGAAACGGTATCTTTCCCGGGCCGAGGAATACCTTCCTATGGTTAAGACGGCAGCGCGGGATAACGGCCTACCTGAAGATCTCGCATATTTGTTCATGCTGGAATCTGGTGCGAATCCTGAAGCTCGGTCGCCTGCAAACGCTTTAGGCATGTGGCAGTTCATGCCTGCAACTGCAAGAAGTTACGGCTTGAGAGTGGACAGTTGGGTTGACGAGCGGCTCGATCCGCGCAAGTCGACCAAAGCGGCTATGCTTTATCTCAAAGACCTGTATGGAATGTTTGGTTGCTGGCGTCTCGCATTGAGCGCATACAATTCCGGTGAAAACAAGCTTAATAAAGTCCTCTGCCAGGAAGATGCGAACGAGTATGATGAAATCTGCTCGAGCCCTCGTCTCAAACGAGAGACTCGTGAGTTTTTTCCCCGTTTTCATGCAATAGCCGCAATCGCCAAGACTCCTGAAAAGTACGGATTTGCACCCCTGCGGGGAAAAAAGGATGACGAGAACCACGAATTAGTCAATGTCGAGGGGAATTATAGACTGGAAAAAATAGCGAAGGTGACGGGTATCCCTCATGACAGTCTTGTGGAGTTGAATCCTTCTCTTGTTCGAGGAATGACTCCGCCGGGAATGGAATACAGTATTCGGGTTCCGGCCGGTAAGAGAGAAGTGCTGCTCGCTAAATTGGACCAGCTTAAAGAAGAACCCAAGCAACAGCAAATAGTGCACGTCATCAACCGCGGAGACAGTCTCCCCAGAATACTTAAGCGGTACAACATTCAGAAGAACATCCTTGCCGGTCTGAATCCTGATGTTAACCTGAGGAAAAGGCTGAAACCCGGTGACAAGTTGGTTGTACCTGTCCACAAGGTGGAAACTCAGAAAGCTGCCCGCAAGTCCAAGCGCTTCTCGTCCCTCGGCAAGTCCGGATCGTAG
- a CDS encoding histidine kinase dimerization/phospho-acceptor domain-containing protein: MKPVGVGVQKELSAEEILHLTSLREIFNGFTHEIAQPLHTIMIASQVLQLKISRTNFVENERDFLTQRLDIVVNQVQRATQIIESMRRFARGEQHDGYPINARELLNRVQTLMGQQFAGRGIDLVVESEEGLPNLGGNPAIVEDVMVHCLAFARDTIAALELWYKQNAGSYTKCLQVTIGQLDTTVMKMEWNGHNGATIDGIPDPNDRIGLIAARSILAQIGGHLEIAPPRLVIRFPDT, encoded by the coding sequence ATGAAGCCGGTTGGCGTCGGTGTTCAAAAGGAATTGAGTGCTGAAGAGATACTACACCTGACCTCTCTGCGAGAGATCTTCAACGGTTTCACGCATGAAATTGCGCAACCGTTGCATACAATTATGATTGCATCTCAGGTGCTCCAGTTAAAGATTTCGCGCACGAATTTTGTTGAAAACGAGAGAGATTTTCTCACGCAGCGCCTGGATATTGTCGTAAATCAGGTCCAGCGGGCGACACAGATAATCGAGAGCATGCGCAGGTTTGCAAGGGGCGAACAGCATGACGGTTATCCTATCAATGCGCGGGAACTTCTGAACCGGGTGCAAACGTTAATGGGACAGCAATTCGCAGGCCGCGGTATCGATCTTGTCGTAGAAAGTGAAGAAGGACTGCCTAATCTCGGAGGGAATCCTGCCATTGTCGAGGACGTCATGGTCCATTGTCTCGCGTTCGCCAGGGATACGATTGCAGCGCTTGAACTGTGGTACAAACAGAATGCCGGGTCCTACACAAAATGTCTCCAGGTTACAATCGGTCAGCTCGATACGACGGTAATGAAGATGGAATGGAACGGCCATAATGGAGCGACAATCGACGGAATACCCGATCCGAACGATCGCATAGGATTGATTGCTGCACGTTCGATTCTAGCCCAAATCGGCGGTCATCTTGAAATTGCTCCCCCAAGATTGGTGATCCGTTTTCCGGATACATAA
- the ligD gene encoding non-homologous end-joining DNA ligase, with protein MKKRLTSYRDKRDFAKTPEPAGETESNHKVPIFVVQKHDAKKLHYDFRLEVNGVLKSWAVPKGPSLEPSVKRLAVATEDHPLEYADFEGYIPDGEYGAGPVIVWDRGFYSNITQKRGQALSIEQAIEHGHLTVLLDGERLKGAYSLSRIQSGAKAQWLMVKVKDKFAADRDLATEFQDSALSGRTLEDISNESMSETPRAALASVKKTRKSPHATDPFPSRIKPMLALLSKMPADQEQYGFEFKWDGIRAICYWDGESLRIESRNLLDITFRWPELQQLGELLGDSPAVLDGEIITLDEQGKVSFGLLKERMHLSKKPSLRLMQRVSPVYMIFDLLYYRDRSLMGLAYRERRKLLEKLGLVSNHLQVPPSFPGRGEETLAAAIENDIEGIVAKRLESGYEAGKRSGAWIKIKTGNRQELVIGGWVPEKGIRSRGVGALLVGYYDNARNLIFAGKVGTGFTDACRIELMNMLDKLEQESSPFTTKPSKEAIYVKPQLVAEIEFREWTSDGVLRHPSFKGLREDKDPTEVVREDVAVQ; from the coding sequence ATGAAAAAACGTCTCACATCGTACCGCGACAAGCGGGATTTTGCGAAGACTCCTGAACCAGCCGGTGAAACGGAATCGAACCATAAGGTCCCGATATTCGTGGTGCAGAAACATGATGCCAAGAAGCTCCATTACGATTTTCGCCTCGAAGTGAACGGTGTGCTTAAATCCTGGGCGGTTCCGAAAGGTCCTTCTCTTGAGCCTTCGGTAAAGAGACTCGCTGTGGCTACGGAAGACCATCCTTTGGAATATGCGGATTTCGAAGGATACATTCCGGACGGGGAATATGGAGCAGGCCCTGTTATTGTCTGGGACAGAGGCTTCTATTCCAACATTACCCAAAAAAGAGGTCAGGCTCTCTCCATTGAACAAGCGATTGAGCACGGCCACCTGACGGTCCTTCTGGATGGAGAAAGACTGAAAGGCGCCTATTCGCTGAGTCGAATCCAATCCGGTGCTAAAGCGCAATGGCTCATGGTCAAAGTCAAAGATAAATTCGCAGCGGATCGGGACCTTGCGACCGAGTTTCAGGACTCGGCTTTGAGCGGCCGGACTCTCGAGGATATCTCGAACGAGTCCATGTCAGAGACACCCCGCGCTGCTTTGGCCTCCGTGAAGAAAACACGAAAATCACCTCATGCCACAGACCCGTTTCCGAGCAGGATTAAGCCCATGTTGGCGCTTCTGTCCAAGATGCCCGCGGATCAAGAGCAGTACGGATTTGAATTCAAGTGGGACGGTATACGGGCCATCTGCTACTGGGACGGAGAAAGCCTCCGTATAGAAAGCCGCAATCTGCTCGATATCACGTTCCGATGGCCGGAGTTGCAGCAGTTGGGAGAACTCCTCGGAGACAGCCCGGCTGTGCTTGACGGGGAAATCATAACCCTCGATGAGCAAGGAAAAGTGAGCTTCGGGTTGCTGAAAGAACGAATGCATCTTTCAAAAAAACCTTCTCTCAGACTGATGCAACGAGTTTCTCCGGTGTACATGATCTTCGATCTGCTCTATTACCGCGATCGATCGCTCATGGGTCTGGCGTACAGAGAAAGACGGAAACTCCTTGAAAAACTGGGATTAGTTTCCAATCATCTGCAGGTTCCACCTTCGTTTCCGGGTCGCGGTGAGGAGACACTAGCTGCAGCCATCGAGAATGACATTGAGGGAATTGTTGCGAAGCGGCTGGAAAGTGGATACGAAGCAGGAAAACGAAGCGGCGCATGGATTAAAATCAAAACCGGCAACCGGCAGGAATTGGTCATCGGCGGCTGGGTGCCTGAGAAGGGTATCAGAAGCCGAGGAGTAGGCGCATTGCTAGTAGGGTATTACGATAATGCCCGCAATCTGATATTTGCAGGAAAAGTAGGAACGGGCTTCACTGACGCGTGTCGAATCGAACTAATGAACATGTTAGATAAGCTGGAGCAGGAAAGCAGTCCGTTTACAACAAAACCTTCTAAAGAGGCCATATACGTGAAGCCGCAACTCGTTGCGGAAATAGAATTCAGAGAATGGACGTCCGATGGGGTTCTCAGGCATCCATCATTCAAAGGGCTTCGTGAAGACAAGGATCCAACGGAAGTTGTCCGGGAAGATGTCGCAGTGCAGTGA
- the ligD gene encoding non-homologous end-joining DNA ligase produces MKHTRSDNTKSSITIEGKKLHLTNLDKVLYPATGFTKGQVIEYYAKISEVLLPHVKNRPLTLKRYPNGVDGEYFYEKMCPSHHPDWIQTTRVASQHRKFVDYCTIDGLASLIWVANLASLELHTSLSHSDNVLRPSMIVFDLDPGEPAGLLQCVEVSLIFRDMLRDLGLAGFAKTSGGKGLHLYVPLNTETDYDRTKTFAQALARSLAKRMPKLVTANMRKDLRKGKVFVDWSQNDDHKTTVCVYSLRAREKPTVSAPIAWSTLETCHKKKNASGLVLDTEQVLKQVEKEGDLFAEVVSLRQKLPELAV; encoded by the coding sequence GTGAAACATACACGATCTGACAATACCAAATCATCGATAACCATCGAAGGTAAAAAGCTCCACCTGACGAATCTCGATAAAGTGCTTTATCCCGCAACCGGTTTTACCAAAGGCCAGGTGATCGAATACTACGCGAAAATTTCTGAGGTTCTTCTTCCGCACGTGAAGAATAGACCTCTCACCTTGAAACGATATCCGAACGGCGTTGACGGAGAATACTTCTACGAGAAGATGTGTCCGTCACATCATCCGGACTGGATACAGACCACCCGTGTTGCGAGTCAGCACCGAAAGTTCGTGGATTATTGCACCATCGACGGTCTTGCGTCTTTGATCTGGGTGGCCAATCTTGCCTCTCTTGAGCTGCATACCTCGCTTTCTCATTCGGATAATGTGCTTCGACCTTCCATGATAGTCTTCGATCTCGATCCGGGGGAGCCTGCAGGATTGCTTCAATGCGTTGAAGTGTCGCTCATCTTTCGAGACATGTTGCGGGATCTGGGGTTGGCCGGTTTCGCGAAGACCAGTGGAGGAAAAGGTCTTCACCTGTACGTTCCATTGAACACGGAAACTGATTACGATCGTACCAAAACATTTGCGCAAGCTCTTGCCAGGTCATTGGCCAAACGCATGCCGAAACTCGTCACTGCAAACATGAGAAAGGATCTGCGTAAAGGAAAAGTGTTCGTGGACTGGAGCCAAAACGACGATCACAAAACAACGGTGTGCGTGTATTCCTTGAGAGCACGCGAAAAGCCGACCGTATCTGCTCCAATAGCGTGGAGTACCCTTGAAACCTGCCATAAAAAGAAAAATGCTTCCGGCCTTGTCCTGGATACCGAACAGGTGCTCAAGCAAGTCGAAAAAGAAGGCGACCTCTTTGCGGAAGTGGTTTCATTGAGACAAAAGCTTCCGGAACTCGCGGTGTGA
- the priA gene encoding replication restart helicase PriA, with protein MANSELYIDVLIPLPLDGPFTYRVPEELKVRADVGRRVLVPFGKKIRAGFIAAVSDSAPQDHEIKDVLDIPDEPPYVSPPLWSFLSWMAEYYMLPWGLVLRTALPPGSDRKSKSWAIITREGLTSEECSFPASFVKARVMLRKDLEGLIGPAQVEQAVSRGWINLEERIARPRISLKRKEIPELLYGRSENPKDRESIPTLTGDQAVAVEQMKTAIVAGGFHAFLLFGVTGSGKTEVYLRLIQEVIDRKKKALVLVPEIALTPQLARRFLRRVQGKVGIFHSGLTPSQRLDEWRRVKAGKVDVAIAARSGIFLPMDDLGLIIVDEEHDPSYKQEDSCPYNARDMALARGKLESACVVLGSATPSFESFLNARHGKITRIELPVRYHGGALPQVELVDLRESKSIKKAFLTPTLLESIRQTLEQGEQVVLFLNRRGFDTFAQCNSCGHVFKCPNCDISLTHHKRARDLRCHLCGFSRAAPPLCPQCAGEKLFFGGVGTQKVEEELQTVFPEARTGRLDRDSTRKREELGRILDRFRKREIDILVGTQMIVKGHDFPGIGLVGVLCGDTSLHFPDFRAAERTFQILAQVAGRTGRGSDSGRVLLQTYDPEHEVIRFAASHEYTGFFEYDAQMRQELYYPPFGHLILIRVEGNSEKRVENKALEIGRAARMVKQEFPAVSILGPAPSPRKKMVGRFRWQLLFKSANRSDVRGLVKQLKSGDHLQSRGLKIVIDVDPVDLM; from the coding sequence ATGGCGAATTCGGAATTGTACATAGATGTGTTGATCCCGTTACCGTTGGATGGACCTTTTACCTATCGTGTTCCGGAGGAACTAAAGGTCCGGGCGGATGTGGGCAGGAGAGTCCTGGTACCTTTCGGAAAAAAAATTCGAGCCGGGTTCATCGCCGCAGTTTCGGACAGCGCTCCACAGGATCATGAAATCAAGGATGTGTTGGATATTCCGGACGAGCCGCCATATGTGTCTCCTCCCCTGTGGTCTTTCCTATCGTGGATGGCCGAGTATTACATGCTTCCCTGGGGACTCGTGCTGAGGACCGCTTTGCCTCCGGGTTCGGATAGAAAATCCAAATCCTGGGCAATCATTACCCGCGAAGGTCTTACTTCTGAGGAATGCTCGTTTCCAGCCTCATTTGTGAAAGCACGCGTGATGCTTCGCAAGGATCTGGAAGGACTTATCGGACCGGCACAGGTGGAGCAGGCTGTCTCTCGAGGGTGGATTAATCTTGAAGAACGCATAGCTCGACCGCGTATCAGTCTCAAAAGGAAAGAAATCCCTGAACTCCTTTACGGGCGGAGCGAAAATCCGAAGGACCGGGAATCGATCCCTACTCTTACGGGAGATCAGGCCGTTGCCGTGGAGCAGATGAAGACGGCAATAGTTGCCGGGGGTTTTCATGCATTCCTGCTCTTCGGCGTGACAGGCTCGGGCAAGACGGAAGTCTATCTTCGCCTCATTCAAGAAGTGATAGACCGTAAGAAAAAGGCTCTGGTGCTTGTTCCCGAAATAGCCCTGACTCCTCAGCTCGCTCGCCGGTTCCTGAGAAGAGTGCAGGGAAAAGTGGGTATCTTCCACAGTGGATTGACTCCATCCCAGCGCCTGGATGAATGGAGGCGAGTCAAAGCAGGGAAAGTTGACGTCGCAATAGCCGCGAGATCGGGGATATTCCTGCCGATGGACGATCTGGGACTCATTATCGTTGATGAAGAGCACGATCCTTCGTACAAACAGGAAGATAGCTGCCCGTACAATGCCCGCGATATGGCTCTTGCCCGTGGAAAACTTGAATCGGCCTGCGTTGTTTTAGGAAGCGCCACGCCATCTTTCGAGTCGTTTCTGAACGCCCGGCACGGGAAGATTACCCGTATAGAACTCCCGGTCAGATATCATGGAGGCGCACTTCCGCAGGTGGAACTTGTGGACCTCAGAGAAAGCAAGAGCATTAAGAAGGCTTTTCTGACTCCAACGCTCCTGGAATCCATCCGGCAGACGCTGGAACAGGGCGAGCAGGTGGTGCTTTTCTTGAACCGTCGCGGGTTTGATACGTTTGCCCAGTGTAATTCCTGCGGTCACGTATTCAAATGTCCCAACTGCGACATAAGTCTGACACATCACAAACGAGCACGGGATCTCAGGTGCCACTTGTGCGGATTTTCACGGGCAGCCCCCCCGCTGTGCCCTCAATGCGCGGGTGAAAAGCTTTTTTTCGGGGGCGTTGGAACGCAAAAAGTGGAAGAAGAGCTGCAGACAGTTTTTCCTGAAGCACGCACAGGAAGACTCGATAGGGACAGTACCCGGAAAAGAGAAGAATTAGGGCGCATTCTCGATCGCTTTCGAAAGCGGGAAATAGACATTCTCGTCGGTACGCAAATGATCGTGAAGGGGCATGATTTTCCCGGAATAGGTCTTGTTGGAGTGCTGTGCGGAGACACATCGCTCCATTTTCCGGATTTCCGTGCTGCAGAACGCACATTTCAAATTCTCGCGCAAGTTGCAGGGCGCACAGGGAGGGGATCCGATTCAGGTCGAGTCCTGCTGCAGACGTACGATCCCGAACATGAAGTGATCCGTTTCGCGGCATCACACGAGTATACGGGATTCTTCGAGTATGATGCTCAGATGAGGCAAGAGCTGTATTATCCACCTTTTGGCCATCTTATCCTGATTCGGGTGGAAGGTAACAGTGAGAAGAGAGTGGAAAACAAAGCATTGGAGATAGGGCGTGCTGCTCGCATGGTCAAACAGGAATTTCCCGCAGTTTCCATACTTGGGCCTGCCCCATCGCCAAGAAAGAAAATGGTAGGACGTTTTCGATGGCAACTCCTGTTCAAGTCTGCCAACCGGTCAGACGTTCGCGGTCTTGTGAAACAGCTTAAATCAGGCGACCACCTGCAGAGTCGCGGTCTCAAGATAGTAATAGACGTGGATCCTGTAGACTTGATGTAG
- a CDS encoding thioredoxin family protein translates to MKKATTIIITIAVFVLIGSVIIGWSVYQKKKDVASQPSLYVKSFSDDNFEKDVVEASKRQPILVDFYAEWCFPCRMLDPIIEEVAKELNGKAVIGKVNTDKNLVARRFGITKIPAIFIIRDGEIKNAFYGVVPKETIIKALAEFGS, encoded by the coding sequence ATGAAGAAAGCAACCACTATAATCATCACCATCGCAGTCTTTGTTCTTATCGGTTCAGTTATCATCGGATGGTCTGTTTACCAGAAGAAGAAAGATGTTGCCAGTCAACCGAGTTTATACGTAAAAAGCTTCAGTGATGACAATTTTGAAAAAGACGTTGTGGAAGCTTCCAAACGTCAACCCATCCTCGTAGATTTCTATGCCGAATGGTGTTTCCCCTGTCGCATGCTGGACCCCATCATCGAAGAAGTAGCAAAAGAGTTGAATGGTAAGGCAGTCATCGGAAAAGTCAACACCGACAAGAACCTTGTGGCACGTCGATTCGGCATCACGAAGATTCCCGCCATATTCATTATTCGAGATGGAGAAATAAAGAACGCCTTCTACGGAGTGGTTCCCAAAGAAACCATAATCAAAGCACTGGCGGAATTCGGCTCCTGA